The Scomber scombrus chromosome 5, fScoSco1.1, whole genome shotgun sequence genome window below encodes:
- the LOC133980201 gene encoding extracellular calcium-sensing receptor-like — MHKAGDVVLGGLFQVHFFSVFPDLSFTSEPQETTCHGFDVLGFRQVQTMAFAINEINRNSNLLPNVTLGYSLYDNCVNLGVGFRAALSLINGQEEEFILQKSCVGAPPVLGIVGDSSSTRTIAISTVLGLYRVPMVSYFATCSCLSDWQKFPSFFRTIPSDAFQVNAMIQILKRFSWTWTGLLVSDDDYGLHAARSFQADLAQSGGGCLAYLEVLPWGNDQAELRRIVDIMRKSTARVVIVFAHESHMIGLMEEVVKQNVTGLQWIASEAWTAAAVLQTPNLMPYLGGTLGIAIRRGEILGLKDFLLTTRPDLHYNNSYENKLVNQFWEHTFQCRFAPSSSGWVDGGEALCTGDEDLENVETEFMDVSNLRPEYNVYKSVYALAHALDDMLQCVPGRGPFSGCSCATLQGLEPWQLVHYLQKVNFTTPFGDQVSFDENGDALPIYDIMNWQWLPNGRIKVQTVGAINKYVSFFLKPPRSVCSESCPPGTRMARKKGQPECCFDCILCSEGKISSNTDSTECTSCPEDFWSNLQRDQCVPKKTEFLSYHEPLGICLTITSLLGTFICAVVLGIFIYHSSTPLVRANNSELSFLLLISLKLCFLCSLLFIGRPRQWTCQLRHAAFGISFVLCVSCILVKTMVVLAVFKASKPGGGTSLKWFGAMQQRGTVLVLTSIQAAICTVWLVTSSPAPHKNTQYHNDKIVHECVVGSTIGFAVLLGYIGLLAILSFLLAFLARNLPDNFNEAKLITFSMLIFCAVWVAFVPAYVNSPGKYADAVEVFAILASSFGLLVALFGPKCYIILLRPERNTKKAIMGRAQPSD, encoded by the exons ATGCACAAAGCTGGAGATGTGGTTCTGGGTGGACTGTTTCAAGTCcacttcttttctgtctttcctgaCCTGTCTTTTACCTCAGAGCCACAAGAGACTACCTGCCATGG ATTTGATGTTCTAGGATTCAGGCAGGTCCAGACCATGGCTTTTGCTATTAATGAGATTAATAGAAACTCCAACCTGCTGCCTAATGTGACCCTGGGATACAGTCTGTATGATAACTGTGTCAACCTAGGAGTTGGATTCCGTGCAGCACTGTCATTAATCAATGGTCAAGAGGAAGAATTTATATTACAAAAGAGCTGTGTAGGTGCCCCTCCAGTTCTAGGGATTGTGGGCGATTCTTCCTCTACACGTACTATTGCCATCTCCACTGTCTTAGGTTTGTACAGAGTGCCTATG GTGAGTTATTTTGCCACATGCTCCTGCCTGAGTGACTGGCAAAAGTTTCCATCCTTCTTTAGGACAATCCCAAGTGATGCTTTCCAG GTTAATGCGATGATTCAGATTCTGAAACGGTTCAGCTGGACTTGGACAGGTCTCCTCGTCAGTGATGATGACTATGGACTCCATGCTGCCCGATCATTCCAAGCTGACCTGGCTCAGTCTGGTGGAGGTTGTCTGGCTTATTTGGAGGTTTTGCCCTGGGGTAATGACCAAGCTGAGCTACGGAGGATTGTGGATATAATGAGGAAATCCACAGCTCGTGTGGTCATTGTATTTGCGCATGAGAGTCACATGATTGGTCTCATGGAAGAG GTGGTGAAGCAGAATGTGACAGGCCTTCAGTGGATTGCCAGTGAAGCCTGGACAGCAGCTGCTGTGCTCCAGACTCCCAACCTCATGCCGTATCTGGGTGGCACACTGGGCATTGCCATCCGTCGAGGAGAAATACTAGGCCTCAAAGATTTCTTATTAACAACACGTCCAGACCTACATTACAACAACAGTTATGAAAATAAGTTG GTAAATCAATTTTGGGAACACACATTTCAGTGCAGATTTGCACCATCTTCATCAGGTTGGGTGGATGGTGGGGAAGCACTATGCACAGGAGATGAGGACCTAGAGAATGTGGAGACTGAGTTTATGGATGTGTCTAACCTCAGGCCTGAGTACAATGTGTACAAGTCTGTGTATGCTCTGGCGCATGCCCTTGATGACATGCTGCAGTGTGTACCAGGCAGAGGACCTTTCAGTGGGTGCAGCTGTGCAACTTTGCAAGGACTGGAGCCGTGGCAG CTTGTACATTATTTACAAAAGGTCAACTTCACCACGCCATTTGGTGATCAAGTGTCATTTGATGAGAATGGTGATGCTTTACCAATATATGACATTATGAACTGGCAGTGGCTCCCTAATGGAAGAATAAAAGTTCAAACTGTGGGTGCA ATTAACAAATATGTATCTTTCTTCTTAAAGCCACCCCGATCAGTGTGCAGTGAGAGCTGTCCTCCAGGTACCCGAATGGCCAGAAAAAAGGGTCAACCTGAGTGCTGTTTCGACTGTATCCTTTGTTCTGAGGGAAAGATCAGCAGTAATACAG ACTCTACAGAGTGCACCAGTTGTCCAGAAGACTTCTGGTCCAACCTTCAGCGCGACCAATGTGTTCCTAAGAAAACAGAATTCCTCTCCTACCATGAGCCTCTGGGCATCTGCTTGACCATCACATCATTGCTAGGCACATTTATCTGTGCTGTTGTCCTTGGGATTTTCATCTATCATAGCAGTACTCCCCTGGTACGCGCTAACAATTCAGAACTGAGTTTCCTGCTCTTAATCTCACTGAAactatgttttttgtgttcacTGCTGTTCATCGGCCGCCCCAGACAATGGACATGCCAGCTGAGACATGCAGCATTCGGTATCAGCTTTGTGCTTTGTGTCTCATGTATTCTGGTGAAAACCATGGTGGTTCTGGCTGTGTTCAAGGCCTCCAAACCAGGAGGTGGAACCAGTCTGAAGTGGTTTGGTGCTATGCAGCAGAGAGGGACAGTTCTGGTTCTTACATCTATCCAGGCAGCAATCTGCACTGTGTGGCTTGTCACATCTTCACCAGCTCCTCATAAAAACACTCAATACCACAATGACAAGATAGTTCATGAGTGTGTAGTTGGCTCCACTATTGGGTTTGCAGTGTTGCTGGGTTATATTGGCTTACTGGCTATCCTCAGCTTCCTGCTAGCATTTCTGGCAAGGAATCTTCCAGACAACTTCAATGAGGCCAAACTCATCACTTTTAGTATGCTGATCTTCTGTGCTGTGTGGGTGGCCTTTGTCCCTGCTTATGTCAACTCCCCAGGCAAATATGCAGATGCTGTGGAGGTATTTGCCATCCTGGCTTCCAGTTTTGGCCTCTTGGTGGCACTGTTTGGCCCCAAATGTTACATAATTCTGCTGAGAcctgagagaaacacaaagaaagcaaTCATGGGTCGGGCACAACCAAGTGATTAA